The DNA region ACATGCACCATATTGTTTATCGTATGCTCCAAAAAAAACACCACCAATTCTAGATTGTACTAATGCACCGGTACACATAATACATGGTTCTAAAGTTGAAACTAAAAAATAATTTTCAAGACGCCAGTCGTTTCTCTGCGAAGTAGCTTCTCGTATTGCGCTCATTTCAGCATGGTTTGTTGGGTCAAATAAAGTTTCTGTAGTATTGTGAGATTTAACGATTAGCTTAGGAACTTCATCTATGATTTCGTATATGCCAGCTGCTATTGGAACATCATTTGGTAGAGATAATTTAGATTCAACAATCAGATCTTTCATTAACTCTTCTAATATATTTGTATTAGTAAGTATTTCTTTAATCATAATTATTTAGCCTACTATTGAATTGTCTTCAAATAGTAGGCTAATTTTTGTAGTGTTTTATTGATAAAATTATTTATTGCTTATTTTATATCATCAATACAAGATTTGCTTTTGTTTATAATTCTATCGTAATCC from Acidimicrobiia bacterium includes:
- a CDS encoding nucleoside deaminase, with the translated sequence MKDLIVESKLSLPNDVPIAAGIYEIIDEVPKLIVKSHNTTETLFDPTNHAEMSAIREATSQRNDWRLENYFLVSTLEPCIMCTGALVQSRIGGVFFGAYDKQYGACGSIYNFLSDPRLNHNTVVVGGILESDCSEVLNSFFSQLRKH